A single Montipora foliosa isolate CH-2021 chromosome 7, ASM3666993v2, whole genome shotgun sequence DNA region contains:
- the LOC138011653 gene encoding uncharacterized protein isoform X1, producing MKSELVLFVSCIVVLFIKTSKENQTESLFIERPLQSLANKGGLLDGFRQSAHENMTLNCPEFDAKIPEGIYLSNRCQCTEDEATFSFFEKKWQCIENEDFREHEDCGLYFTEESNEDPVRILTEGERQVITLPGANCSINTTSSSYLDCGIWRQIDEVSLIKKLSLIQRNWNVHVLKVNDSNSSPFLNGRVIKLGLTCQPPSGKPCLLFKLKGTVSCRFHQKDLSQVIFSQAQTVTIPSNKQPVIPSTPSFKATQIVHFPTTALSKGNAGIPTKQKLTVFPRTASTKVFGNVGLCYDKLTTLQSHTLSSHGFARLLTNTVVTSYSVSAMASAGTNDTSDNANRNAKETSTPKPRPVTMARILLQGVIPGIIAGVLLVLLVVMLMYLAKKMRNIRVGADRNAEGNDHSLSEEATYHVSETENVSSYELVERRNGANVNVLNRNSAVTNPIYQRDEQIFLHACVSEPHKTEVIYDEPFACSPGRVEGSTALTCTAETTPAENASGYRDLSAESSEQAVYASRYSVPKLLIREPQSEVTERDPDEVLHSSGPPASKTEDVPNKERKERYMLRDILVQDMEIGCLENTDHLLEDMSICPSVLICENSVAKTGSCQNDQSENSTGEHFKGTSPRSETFQPQEQNTKPAQRWSCMEQEESMNSELRPKQKLKAFFKMSL from the exons ATGAAGTCAGAGttagttctttttgtttcttgcaTTGTAGTTCTATTCATTAAAACCAGCAAAGAGAACCAAACGGAGAGCCTTTTCATTGAAAGACCTTTGCAGTCTCTTGCAAACAAAGGAGGACTGCTAGATGGATTTCGACAAAGTGCCCATGAGAATATGACGTTGAATTGCCCGGAGTTTGACGCCAAAATACCAGAAGGAATATATCTGTCCAATCGCTGTCAATGTACCGAAGACGAAGCTACGTTtagtttctttgaaaaaaagtggCAATGCATTGAAAACGAAGACTTCAGAGAGCATGAAG ACTGCGGACTTTACTTTACCGAAGAGAGCAACGAAGATCCTGTAAGAATACTGACAGAAGGAGAAAGGCAGGTGATCACACTTCCAGGTGCAAATTGCTCTATAAATACGACCTCCTCGTCATACCTGGACTGTGGAATATGGCGACAAATTGATGAAGTGTCTTTAATAAAGAAACTCAGTTTAATTCAACGGAATTGGAACGTCCACGTTTTAAAG GTAAATGATTCAAATTCATCGCCATTTCTGAACGGGAGAGTGATCAAGCTTGGTTTGACTTGCCAGCCGCCAAGCGGAAAACCCTGCTTGTTGTTTAAACTCAAGGGAACCGTGAGTT GCCGATTTCACCAAAAAGATTTAAGTCAAGTAATCTTCTCTCAGGCTCAAACTGTCACAATCCCTTCAAATAAACAACCTGTGATTCCGTCCACTCCTTCATTTAAGGCAACTCAGATCGTGCATTTTCCCACCACCGCTCTATCGAAAGGAAACGCCGGAATACctacaaaacaaaagttgacCGTGTTTCCGCGTACAGCGTCAACAAAAGTCTTTGGAAATGTCGGTCTTTGCTACGACAAATTGACAACATTGCAAAGTCACACGCTCAGTTCTCACGGATTTGCAAGGCTGCTGACCAATACTGTAGTAACGTCTTATTCCGTGTCTGCCATGGCCAGTGCGGGAACGAACGACACATCGGATAACGCTAACCGAAACGCGAAGGAG ACCTCCACTCCAAAGCCTCGTCCTGTTACAATGGCCCGAATTCTTCTCCAGGGTGTAATCCCAGGAATCATTGCGGGAGTACTTCTTGTTTTACTTGTTGTCATGCTGATGTACCTTGCAAAGAAAATGAGAAACAT TCGTGTTGGAGCTGATCGAAACGCTGAAG GAAACGATCATTCTCTTAGTGAG GAAGCGACCTATCACGTTAGTGAAACTGAAAATGTCTCCAGTTACGAGTTAGTTGAGAGACGAAATGGAGCCAATGTAAACGTATTAAATAGGAATTCAGCAG TCACAAATCCAATCTATCAAAGGGATGAACAGATTTTCTTACACGCATGCGTTAGTGAACCACATAAAACGGAGGTTATTTACGACGAACCCTTTGCTTGTTCGCCTGGCAGAGTCGAGGGAAGTACAGCCCTGACATGCACAGCAGAAACCACCCCTGCAGAAAATGCTTCAGGATATCGGGATCTCTCGGCTGAAAGCTCCGAACAAG cggTGTATGCGTCCCGTTACTCAGTACCCAAACTGCTCATCCGAGAACCTCAGAGCGAGGTGACAGAACGTGACCCGGATGAGGTCCTCCATTCGAGTGGACCCCCAGCAAGCAAGACCGAGGATGTTcctaataaagaaagaaaagagagatACATGTTGCGGGACATATTAGTTCAAGACATGGAGATAGGATGTTTGGAAAACACAGACCACCTTTTGGAAGATATGTCCATATGTCCTTCGGTTCTCATCTGTGAAAACTCGGTTGCGAAAACCGGTAGCTGTCAAAATGATCAGTCTGAAAATTCTACTGGAGAACATTTTAAAGGAACATCTCCGAGAAGTGAAACTTTTCAACCACAGGAACAGAATACAAAACCTGCGCAAAGATGGTCATGTATGGAGCAGGAAGAATCAATGAACAGTGAATTACGACCGAAACAGAAACTAAAAGCATTTTTCAAGATGAgtctatag
- the LOC138011653 gene encoding uncharacterized protein isoform X2, translating into MTLNCPEFDAKIPEGIYLSNRCQCTEDEATFSFFEKKWQCIENEDFREHEDCGLYFTEESNEDPVRILTEGERQVITLPGANCSINTTSSSYLDCGIWRQIDEVSLIKKLSLIQRNWNVHVLKVNDSNSSPFLNGRVIKLGLTCQPPSGKPCLLFKLKGTVSCRFHQKDLSQVIFSQAQTVTIPSNKQPVIPSTPSFKATQIVHFPTTALSKGNAGIPTKQKLTVFPRTASTKVFGNVGLCYDKLTTLQSHTLSSHGFARLLTNTVVTSYSVSAMASAGTNDTSDNANRNAKETSTPKPRPVTMARILLQGVIPGIIAGVLLVLLVVMLMYLAKKMRNIRVGADRNAEGNDHSLSEEATYHVSETENVSSYELVERRNGANVNVLNRNSAVTNPIYQRDEQIFLHACVSEPHKTEVIYDEPFACSPGRVEGSTALTCTAETTPAENASGYRDLSAESSEQAVYASRYSVPKLLIREPQSEVTERDPDEVLHSSGPPASKTEDVPNKERKERYMLRDILVQDMEIGCLENTDHLLEDMSICPSVLICENSVAKTGSCQNDQSENSTGEHFKGTSPRSETFQPQEQNTKPAQRWSCMEQEESMNSELRPKQKLKAFFKMSL; encoded by the exons ATGACGTTGAATTGCCCGGAGTTTGACGCCAAAATACCAGAAGGAATATATCTGTCCAATCGCTGTCAATGTACCGAAGACGAAGCTACGTTtagtttctttgaaaaaaagtggCAATGCATTGAAAACGAAGACTTCAGAGAGCATGAAG ACTGCGGACTTTACTTTACCGAAGAGAGCAACGAAGATCCTGTAAGAATACTGACAGAAGGAGAAAGGCAGGTGATCACACTTCCAGGTGCAAATTGCTCTATAAATACGACCTCCTCGTCATACCTGGACTGTGGAATATGGCGACAAATTGATGAAGTGTCTTTAATAAAGAAACTCAGTTTAATTCAACGGAATTGGAACGTCCACGTTTTAAAG GTAAATGATTCAAATTCATCGCCATTTCTGAACGGGAGAGTGATCAAGCTTGGTTTGACTTGCCAGCCGCCAAGCGGAAAACCCTGCTTGTTGTTTAAACTCAAGGGAACCGTGAGTT GCCGATTTCACCAAAAAGATTTAAGTCAAGTAATCTTCTCTCAGGCTCAAACTGTCACAATCCCTTCAAATAAACAACCTGTGATTCCGTCCACTCCTTCATTTAAGGCAACTCAGATCGTGCATTTTCCCACCACCGCTCTATCGAAAGGAAACGCCGGAATACctacaaaacaaaagttgacCGTGTTTCCGCGTACAGCGTCAACAAAAGTCTTTGGAAATGTCGGTCTTTGCTACGACAAATTGACAACATTGCAAAGTCACACGCTCAGTTCTCACGGATTTGCAAGGCTGCTGACCAATACTGTAGTAACGTCTTATTCCGTGTCTGCCATGGCCAGTGCGGGAACGAACGACACATCGGATAACGCTAACCGAAACGCGAAGGAG ACCTCCACTCCAAAGCCTCGTCCTGTTACAATGGCCCGAATTCTTCTCCAGGGTGTAATCCCAGGAATCATTGCGGGAGTACTTCTTGTTTTACTTGTTGTCATGCTGATGTACCTTGCAAAGAAAATGAGAAACAT TCGTGTTGGAGCTGATCGAAACGCTGAAG GAAACGATCATTCTCTTAGTGAG GAAGCGACCTATCACGTTAGTGAAACTGAAAATGTCTCCAGTTACGAGTTAGTTGAGAGACGAAATGGAGCCAATGTAAACGTATTAAATAGGAATTCAGCAG TCACAAATCCAATCTATCAAAGGGATGAACAGATTTTCTTACACGCATGCGTTAGTGAACCACATAAAACGGAGGTTATTTACGACGAACCCTTTGCTTGTTCGCCTGGCAGAGTCGAGGGAAGTACAGCCCTGACATGCACAGCAGAAACCACCCCTGCAGAAAATGCTTCAGGATATCGGGATCTCTCGGCTGAAAGCTCCGAACAAG cggTGTATGCGTCCCGTTACTCAGTACCCAAACTGCTCATCCGAGAACCTCAGAGCGAGGTGACAGAACGTGACCCGGATGAGGTCCTCCATTCGAGTGGACCCCCAGCAAGCAAGACCGAGGATGTTcctaataaagaaagaaaagagagatACATGTTGCGGGACATATTAGTTCAAGACATGGAGATAGGATGTTTGGAAAACACAGACCACCTTTTGGAAGATATGTCCATATGTCCTTCGGTTCTCATCTGTGAAAACTCGGTTGCGAAAACCGGTAGCTGTCAAAATGATCAGTCTGAAAATTCTACTGGAGAACATTTTAAAGGAACATCTCCGAGAAGTGAAACTTTTCAACCACAGGAACAGAATACAAAACCTGCGCAAAGATGGTCATGTATGGAGCAGGAAGAATCAATGAACAGTGAATTACGACCGAAACAGAAACTAAAAGCATTTTTCAAGATGAgtctatag